One Glycine soja cultivar W05 chromosome 2, ASM419377v2, whole genome shotgun sequence genomic region harbors:
- the LOC114384340 gene encoding general transcription and DNA repair factor IIH helicase subunit XPD-like — MKLEIEDITVYFPYDKIYPEQYSYMVELKRALDAKGHCLLEMPTGTGKTIALLSLITSYVLSKPHSPLKLLYCTRTVHEMEKTLAELRLLHHYQLRHLGPAAKILALGLSSRKNLCVNPRVLAAENRDSVDAGCRKLTASWVRAVAAENPSVPSCEFFEQYERAGSSAVLPPGVYTLQDLRAYGKEKGWCPYYLARHMVQFANVVVYSYQYLLDPKVAGIISKEMQKESVVVFDEAHNIDNVCIEALSVSVRRQTIEGARRNLSRMRQEIDKFKATDAGRLRAEYNRLVEGLALRGDLPATDAWLANPALPDDILKEAVPGNIRRAEHFIHVLRRLVQYLEGRLDTENVEKESPVSFVVSILNHAGIDQKSLKFCYDRLHSLMMTLEITDTDEFLHIQTICDFATLVGTYARGFSIIIEPFDERMPHIPDPVLQLCCHDASLAIKPVFERFQSVVITSGTLSPIDLYPRLLNFNPVVSRSFTMSLTRDCICPMVLTRGSDQLPVSTKFDMRSDLGVVRNYGRLLLEMASVVPDGIVCFFVSYSYMDGIVNTWNENGILKEIMQHKLVFIETQDVVETTLALDNYRKACDCGRGAIFFSVARGKVAEGIDFDRHYGRLVIMFGVPFQYTLSKILLARLEYLRDTFQIKEGDFLTFDALRQAAQCVGRVIRSKADYGMMIFADKRYSRHDKRSKLPSWILSHLHDAHLNLSTDMALHVARDFLRKMAQPYDKTGGTGRKTLLSQEDLEKMAVSGMGDVMY; from the exons ATGAAGTTGGAGATAGAGGACATAACCGTGTACTTCCCCTACGACAAGATCTACCCGGAGCAATACTCGTACATGGTAGAGCTCAAGCGCGCCCTCGATGCCAAGGGCCACTGCCTCCTGGAAATGCCCACCGGCACAGGGAAAACCATCGCACTCCTCTCATTGATCACTAGCTACGTCCTTTCCAAGCCCCATTCCCCTCTCAAGCTCCTCTACTGCACCCGCACCGTCCACGAGATGGAGAAGACGCTCGCCGAGCTCCGTCTTCTCCATCATTACCAACTCCGCCACCTCGGCCCCGCCGCCAAGATCCTCGCCCTCGGCCTCTCGTCCAGGAAGAATCTCTGCGTTAACCCGCGGGTTCTCGCCGCCGAGAATCGCGACTCCGTGGACGCCGGCTGCCGGAAGCTGACCGCCTCGTGGGTCCGGGCGGTGGCCGCGGAGAATCCCAGCGTGCCGAGTTGTGAGTTCTTTGAGCAGTATGAGAGGGCCGGGTCGTCCGCGGTTCTGCCTCCTGGGGTTTATACATTGCAG GACTTGAGAGCATATGGGAAGGAGAAGGGGTGGTGTCCATACTATTTAGCACGACATATGGTGCAGTTTGCCAACGTGGTGGTGTATAGCTATCAGTATTTGCTTGATCCGAAGGTGGCTGGAATAATATCTAAAGAAATGCAGAAAGAGTCAGTTGTTGTGTTTGATGAAGCTCATAATATTGATAATGTCTGTATTGAAGCACTTAGTGTGAGTGTGAGGAGACAGACTATTGAAGGTGCTAGAAGAAACCTTAGTAGGATGCGTCAGGAAATTGACAA GTTCAAGGCCACTGATGCAGGTAGACTCCGTGCTGAATACAACAGGCTTGTTGAAGGTTTGGCACTAAGAGGAGACCTGCCTG CTACTGATGCCTGGCTTGCAAATCCAGCCTTGCCTGATGATATACTAAAGGAGGCTGTACCTGGAAATATTCGCCGGGCTGAGCATTTTATTCATGTTTTGCGTAGATTAGTTCAATACCTTGAAGGGCGCTTAGATACTGAGAATGTGGAGAAGGAGAGCCCTGTTAGCTTTGTTGTCTCTATTCTTAACCATGCTGGAATTgaccaaaaatcactaaagttCTGTTATGATCGCCTTCATTCTTTGATGATGACATTGGAAATTACAGACACTGATGAGTTCCTTCATATTCAAACTATATGTGATTTTGCCACCCTTGTAGGAACGTATGCCCGTGGTTTTTCTATTATAATTGAACCTTTTGATGAGCGAATGCCACATATTCCAGATCCTGTATTACAG CTTTGTTGCCATGATGCTTCTCTTGCTATCAAGCCAGTTTTTGAGCGATTTCAGTCTGTTGTGATTACATCTGGTACACTAAGCCCAATAGATTTGTACCCTCGTCTTTTGAATTTCAATCCTGTTGTCAGTCGAAGTTTTACCATGTCCTTAACAAGGGATTGCATATGTCCTATGGTGCTTACCCGTGGCAG TGATCAGCTTCCAGTCAGTACGAAATTTGATATGAGAAGTGATCTGGGTGTGGTAAGGAATTATGGAAGACTCTTATTGGAAATGGCTTCAGTTGTTCCAGATGGGATTGTATGTTTCTTTGTTAGTTACTCATATATGGATGGAATAGTCAATACTTGGAATGAAAATGGAATTTTAAAG gaAATAATGCAACATAAACTTGTCTTTATTGAGACTCAGGATGTGGTAGAGACTACATTGGCTCTTGATAACTACCGCAAGGCTTGTGATTGTGGAAGAGGTGCTATCTTTTTTTCTGTTGCTAG GGGAAAGGTTGCTGAAGGTATAGATTTTGATCGACATTATGGCCGACTAGTAATCATGTTTGGTGTTCCTTTTCAATACACATTAAGCAA GATTTTGCTTGCACGTCTGGAATATCTACGGGATACTTTTCAAATTAAGGAAGGAGATTTTCTGACTTTTGATGCATTG AGACAAGCTGCTCAGTGTGTGGGTCGTGTTATCCGTTCAAAGGCTGATTATGGAATGATGATTTTTGCAGACAAAAG GTATAGTCGTCATGACAAACGTTCAAAATTGCCGAGTTGGATACTCTCTCATTTACATGATGCCCACCTGAACTTGAGCACAGACATGGCTTTGCATGTAGCACGTGAT TTCCTCAGGAAAATGGCCCAGCCATATGATAAAACTGGTGGCACTGGCAGGAAAACTTTGTTGTCCCAGGAAGACTTGGAGAAGATGGCTGTCAGCGGCATGGGTGATGTGATGTATTGA
- the LOC114384350 gene encoding sm-like protein LSM3A yields MSTEEESAVKEPLDLIRLSLDERIYVKLRSDRELRGKLHAYDQHLNMILGDVEEIITTVEIDDETYEEIVRTTKRTVPFLFVRGDGVILVSPPLRTA; encoded by the exons ATGTCTACAGAGGAAGAGAGTGCGGTGAAGGAGCCTTTGGATCTCATTAGGCTCAGCCTCGACGAGCGTATCTATGTCAAACTCCGTTCCGACAGAGAGCTTCGTGGCAAACTTCAC GCTTATGATCAGCATCTTAATATGATTCTTGGCGATGTTGAAGAAATCATTACTACAGTGGAAATCGATGATGAGACATACGAAGAAATTGTGAGG ACTACAAAGCGGACAGTTCCTTTCCTGTTTGTCAGGGGAGATGGGGTGATATTGGTTTCCCCGCCATTGAGGACCGCATGA